GTTTTAAACTTAATTGATACCCCAGGACACGTAGATTTCTCTTACGAGGTTTCAAGATCTATTGCAGCATGCGAAGGTGCTCTTTTAGTAGTAGATGCTGCACAGAGTATACAAGCACAAACAATTTCTAACCTGTACCTGGCTTTAGAAAATGACTTAGAAATAATTCCGGTTTTAAATAAAGTAGATTTACCTAGTGCCAACCCAGAAGAAGTTACAGATGATATCGTTGACCTTTTAGGTTGTAACGCTGATGAGGTAATACCTGCATCTGCAAAAACAGGTATTGGTATTGAAGAAATATTATCGGCTATTATAGAACGTATTCCTGCACCAAAGGGAAACCCTGATGAGGCTCTACAGGCTCTTGTGTTCGATTCTGTTTATAACCCTTTTAGAGGGGTTGAAACCTATTTTAGAGTTATAAATGGAGAAATTAAAAAGGGCCAAAAAATAAAATTCGTAGCTACGGACAAAGACTATTATGCTGATGAAGTAGGTACTTTAAAATTATCTCAAGTAGTTAAAAAAAGTGTCAAAGCCGGGGATGTAGGTTATTTAATTACAGGAATTAAAGATGCCCGGGAAGTTAAAGTTGGTGATACTATTACAGATGCCGACAACCCTACTAAAAACCCAATTGGAGGTTTTGAAGATGTAAAACCAATGGTGTTTGCAGGTATTTACCCTGTTGATACCGATGAGTTTGAAGAATTACGTTCTTCAATGGAAAAATTGCAATTGAATGATGCTTCTCTTGTCTTTGCTCCAGAAAGCAGTGCTGCCCTTGGTTTTGGATTTAGATGTGGTTTCTTAGGAATGCTGCACATGGAAATTATTCAAGAGCGTTTAGAACGAGAATTTAATATGACGGTTATTACTACGGTACCCAACGTTAGCTACCACGCATTTACACGCAAGAATCCCGAAACTCCTATTATTGTAAACAACCCTAGTGATTTACCCGATCCTTCTAGTATTGATCATGTTGAAGAACCTTATAT
The genomic region above belongs to Maribacter hydrothermalis and contains:
- the lepA gene encoding translation elongation factor 4, which codes for MKNIRNFCIIAHIDHGKSTLADRLLEFTGSVTDREKKEQLLDSMDLERERGITIKSHAIQMDYTYKGEQYVLNLIDTPGHVDFSYEVSRSIAACEGALLVVDAAQSIQAQTISNLYLALENDLEIIPVLNKVDLPSANPEEVTDDIVDLLGCNADEVIPASAKTGIGIEEILSAIIERIPAPKGNPDEALQALVFDSVYNPFRGVETYFRVINGEIKKGQKIKFVATDKDYYADEVGTLKLSQVVKKSVKAGDVGYLITGIKDAREVKVGDTITDADNPTKNPIGGFEDVKPMVFAGIYPVDTDEFEELRSSMEKLQLNDASLVFAPESSAALGFGFRCGFLGMLHMEIIQERLEREFNMTVITTVPNVSYHAFTRKNPETPIIVNNPSDLPDPSSIDHVEEPYIKATIITKADFVGNVMSLCIEKRGVITNQTYLTTERVELNFDMPLAEIVFDFYDRLKTVSKGYASFDYTPLGMRPSKLVRVDILLNAQPVDALSALLHADNAVTIGKKICSKLKELIPRQQFDIPIQAAIGAKIISRETTKALRKDVTAKCYGGDISRKRKLLEKQKKGKKRMRQVGNVEVPQEAFMAVLKLND